In the Treponema maltophilum ATCC 51939 genome, ATCCGGGGGTAACATAATGAAAAAAATCGGCACAGGACTGTTCTTTATTTTTTTATGTACTCTTGTTTTTACAAGAGATTATTCAAAAGAATTTATGGATTATTTTAAGTCCGACTATCGGCCAATAGATTATCGGTCAATGGAAAAACTTTTAATTGATTGGGAAAAAGAACGACCCGATGATCCTGAAATGCTGATCGGCTATTTTAATTATTATGTGAACAGAGATTTGGAAATGTTTCCGGCAATGGGAAAAGCCGATGACGGGAAATATTACGGAGCTTACCTGCAAAAAAACTTTAATAACGACGATGTAATAAAAGGGATTTCTTTTTTGGATAAAGCGCTGGTTAAAAATCCGCAAAGGCTGGATATACATTTTGGAAAATGCTCTACGTTATTACAGGCAAGGTTTTACAAAGAAGGAATTAAGGCAATACTGGATTTGCTGAATACTTCCGTAAAAGTAAACAATGAGTGGTTGTGGACAAATAATGTTCCTATACAGGAAGACGGAGAAGCCGTTCTTTTAGACGGCATAAACGGATATTTTGCGATTTTATTTAATAATTTTGAATATGTAAAAGATGATTTGGGAAATTTGGCAAAAAAACTCGAACAATTATATCCTAATAATTTAATATCGATTAATCAGACCGCAAATTATTATTCATATTCCGGAAATAACAAAAAA is a window encoding:
- a CDS encoding tetratricopeptide repeat protein encodes the protein MKKIGTGLFFIFLCTLVFTRDYSKEFMDYFKSDYRPIDYRSMEKLLIDWEKERPDDPEMLIGYFNYYVNRDLEMFPAMGKADDGKYYGAYLQKNFNNDDVIKGISFLDKALVKNPQRLDIHFGKCSTLLQARFYKEGIKAILDLLNTSVKVNNEWLWTNNVPIQEDGEAVLLDGINGYFAILFNNFEYVKDDLGNLAKKLEQLYPNNLISINQTANYYSYSGNNKKAIELLEKGHKLDKNDYIILGNLGYLYEEKKNYKAARTCYEKMLKIDNPQSKQYAKEYLEALNKKDRRTGRSKKD